In Akkermansia muciniphila, one DNA window encodes the following:
- the rpoN gene encoding RNA polymerase factor sigma-54, producing MSEVSLQHGMTRQMAVSQSMQTGMQILQASALELRQIVRQALETNPMLEELPDASPEALEDGDDRNEREDGWNEFTVEGRLSEDAAARRDFMYESVVAPESLKTHLMNQAQHSALTGRARDALFLLIDALDERGFLTESPQELEEQGCFSMRDMGEALAALREMDPPGVGAADLRDSLLIQLEQRGLKRSLAFRLVKRCWRELAAHKYEEAANLLDVEPGAVAEALEVIRSLTPDPGGAYAPGGNPHLLPDVIVEENPSGALEVALTSEYLPRLSMNERYMELMSEGSGSRELRQYLRRAFREGQELLRALDMRQETVLRLARVIVRRQEDFFRSGPSRLKAMGMEEVAEEMGVHVSTVSRACRDKYLLCRWGMKELRSFFSAGVPSEGGVSPDGAASGTMASGAVQEMMRRLIAEEDSSKPLSDAGLAAALREKGVNIARRTVAKYREQMKILPASLRRGI from the coding sequence ATGAGTGAGGTATCCCTGCAGCATGGAATGACGCGTCAGATGGCCGTCTCCCAGTCCATGCAGACGGGAATGCAGATTCTCCAGGCCTCCGCTTTGGAATTGAGGCAGATTGTCCGCCAGGCGCTGGAAACCAATCCCATGCTTGAGGAATTGCCGGACGCTTCCCCGGAAGCTCTGGAGGACGGAGATGACAGGAATGAACGGGAAGACGGGTGGAATGAGTTTACGGTGGAAGGCCGCCTTTCTGAGGACGCGGCCGCACGCCGTGATTTCATGTATGAATCCGTAGTGGCTCCGGAATCCCTGAAAACCCATTTGATGAACCAGGCGCAGCATTCCGCATTGACGGGGCGCGCCCGGGACGCCCTGTTCCTGCTGATTGACGCTCTGGACGAACGCGGATTTCTGACGGAGTCTCCGCAGGAGCTGGAAGAGCAGGGGTGTTTCAGCATGCGGGACATGGGGGAAGCTTTGGCTGCGCTGAGGGAAATGGACCCGCCCGGAGTGGGGGCTGCGGATTTAAGGGATTCCCTGTTGATTCAGCTTGAACAGCGCGGTTTGAAGCGTTCGCTCGCTTTCCGCCTGGTCAAGCGCTGCTGGCGGGAACTGGCGGCGCACAAATATGAGGAAGCCGCGAACCTGCTGGACGTGGAACCGGGCGCCGTAGCGGAAGCCCTGGAGGTGATTAGAAGCCTGACTCCTGATCCGGGGGGGGCTTACGCCCCCGGCGGCAACCCTCATCTGCTGCCTGACGTCATTGTGGAGGAAAACCCTTCCGGCGCGCTGGAGGTTGCCCTCACTTCCGAGTATCTTCCGCGCCTGTCCATGAATGAACGGTATATGGAGCTGATGTCGGAGGGTTCCGGAAGCCGGGAGCTGAGGCAGTATCTCCGCAGGGCGTTCCGGGAGGGCCAGGAGCTGTTGCGGGCTTTGGATATGAGGCAGGAGACCGTTTTGCGCCTGGCCCGCGTCATCGTGCGGAGGCAGGAGGATTTTTTCAGGTCCGGTCCCTCCCGCCTGAAGGCCATGGGCATGGAAGAGGTGGCAGAGGAGATGGGCGTTCACGTTTCCACGGTTTCCCGGGCGTGCCGGGACAAGTACCTGTTGTGCAGGTGGGGGATGAAAGAACTGAGATCCTTTTTCAGTGCGGGAGTTCCTTCTGAAGGCGGCGTTTCCCCGGATGGGGCGGCCTCCGGAACCATGGCTTCCGGCGCCGTCCAGGAGATGATGCGGCGGCTGATTGCGGAGGAAGATTCTTCCAAACCCCTCAGTGACGCCGGGCTGGCGGCTGCGCTGCGGGAAAAAGGGGTGAACATCGCCCGCAGGACGGTGGCCAAATACCGGGAGCAGATGAAGATACTGCCCGCTTCCCTGCGCCGGGGAATATGA
- a CDS encoding GDSL-type esterase/lipase family protein translates to MKILHILAFSLLASLLSTAAPSPLVPLPREQPQWWRKQYEQQVEQIKNNPCGVLFLGDSITDYWKREGKTIWEKAFAPYHPCNFGISGDQTTNLIYRITDSGIPAQTDPKLCIVMIGTNNTGHFKGGEAPEQTAMGILGAVEHLLVRFPDTHVLLLGIFPRGTGPQDKLRQHNDRINAVLAQCKLPRTTYANINRRFLDSAGKLLPGISRDNLHFTEKGYAIWADAVLPYIKKYCK, encoded by the coding sequence ATGAAGATTTTACATATACTTGCTTTCTCCCTGCTGGCCTCTCTTCTCTCCACGGCTGCGCCGTCCCCTCTGGTTCCGCTGCCGCGGGAACAGCCCCAATGGTGGAGAAAGCAATATGAACAGCAGGTGGAACAAATAAAGAACAACCCCTGCGGCGTCCTTTTCCTGGGAGATTCCATTACGGACTACTGGAAAAGGGAAGGGAAAACAATATGGGAAAAGGCGTTCGCCCCCTATCATCCCTGCAATTTCGGCATTTCCGGGGACCAAACCACCAATCTGATTTACCGCATCACGGACTCCGGCATCCCGGCCCAGACGGATCCCAAACTCTGCATCGTCATGATCGGCACCAATAATACCGGTCATTTCAAAGGAGGAGAAGCGCCGGAACAAACGGCCATGGGCATTCTGGGCGCCGTTGAACACCTGCTGGTCAGATTCCCGGACACCCACGTCCTTCTGCTGGGCATCTTCCCGCGCGGCACAGGACCGCAGGACAAGCTGCGCCAGCATAACGACCGCATCAACGCCGTTCTGGCCCAGTGCAAGCTGCCCCGCACCACGTACGCCAACATCAACAGGCGTTTCCTGGATTCCGCCGGAAAACTGCTCCCCGGCATCAGCAGAGACAATCTGCACTTTACGGAAAAAGGCTACGCCATCTGGGCGGACGCCGTGCTGCCCTATATCAAAAAATACTGCAAATAG
- a CDS encoding manganese efflux pump MntP family protein produces MSMPLADLIFLAFALSVDAFVVAFSYGLLIKQKRLSNGIRLSLSTGAGQFLMPVLGFLLTGSVHRYIAAWDHWLGFAVFTFLGVNVLREGWNHRNGEEDMPHVANLTLPTLMAVGIATSIDALVAGVSIYLSSAQCGTGPTLHAVLLPAAAIGLTTFLCTAAGFFLTGRLHRFPTFHLEAGAGLILIGLGVKMLCDHLC; encoded by the coding sequence ATGAGCATGCCGCTTGCCGACTTGATATTCCTGGCTTTTGCCCTCTCCGTGGACGCTTTCGTCGTGGCGTTCTCCTACGGTTTGCTCATTAAGCAAAAGCGTTTGAGCAACGGAATCAGGCTCTCCCTGTCCACCGGGGCCGGCCAATTCCTGATGCCCGTGCTGGGCTTTTTGCTTACAGGCTCCGTGCACCGGTATATTGCGGCCTGGGATCACTGGCTGGGCTTCGCCGTGTTCACGTTCCTTGGAGTTAACGTCCTCCGCGAAGGATGGAATCACCGCAATGGAGAAGAGGATATGCCCCACGTCGCCAACCTGACGCTTCCTACCCTTATGGCCGTGGGAATCGCCACCAGCATCGACGCGCTGGTGGCGGGCGTCAGCATTTACCTTTCATCCGCCCAGTGCGGAACCGGCCCCACCCTTCACGCGGTGCTTCTCCCCGCCGCCGCAATCGGCCTCACCACGTTCCTGTGTACGGCGGCTGGCTTTTTTCTGACCGGACGGCTGCACCGCTTCCCGACCTTTCATCTGGAAGCGGGCGCCGGGCTCATCCTCATCGGCCTGGGCGTCAAAATGCTCTGCGACCATTTGTGCTGA
- a CDS encoding tetratricopeptide repeat protein gives MNISHLLLCTSLLAAPVCAAQGLTEPETETPASASRLPAPLAQKIASGDFDGLQTELRSTLLKAGEQTKSEQKLLQNRQYRHLLDIHELLRVTGPDKVKAVFSKSAQDAAFIKTFLQDPAWIELYLGAGLIPENSPEGLQILSDIWKADGKSPDFRNYQSLATGLASVFSTGPMAGRLKTNSANSNPVRRYRIFKKLHQENKLHPGFIKLRPWEMRFVVGSPWDDKSYEWSNEHVNLPWRRYTAACWAAPYTGHNFFGDTIQGPLFYVPWRDLHTTAENTQIIGGVCGGLSYFGTMAAQAHGIPAYPVGQPGHCAYAVRVKRGEWKGGFGGPDGGMHNHIFGSQAPTSYLLMENVFADNDKADQAYLWAAQARLDEASGNKDKAIQAWEEALRQTPLHPFFRTELQRLLMEKKGMQPIDWYVYAKDALSHYQGNGFAAFDILKDVQNKFLMDIPAEDRIAWFRDLHEAIATTPTSWAVKFQPVLDAQSAFLANPQEKAAYLETVLSTHLKTGDGTNFGQALEWGVKNFVENGQADVFSNAFAKVAQQTEKTGTSGKAPDPKKLKEAYGTAIYATETARSIPAFQALSKAAATFSGANMASNTVKAAVPQGWKLVPADGMVRCSTTSRWDTPWDHINLLRPCGGAQHTDKEASPNVIVELKNGVNLAGLVITKRNGNEDRMKKMEVSTSTDGATWFPLSATENMPKEWVITAPEGARAKWIKVEAKNAQPEFMHLRHILVYEK, from the coding sequence ATGAATATTTCACACCTTCTTCTCTGTACCTCCCTGCTCGCGGCGCCCGTCTGCGCGGCGCAGGGCCTGACGGAACCTGAAACGGAAACGCCGGCCTCCGCCAGCCGTCTGCCGGCGCCCCTGGCACAAAAAATTGCCTCCGGAGACTTTGACGGTCTGCAGACGGAACTGCGTTCCACCCTCCTGAAGGCAGGAGAACAAACGAAATCCGAACAAAAACTGCTCCAGAACAGGCAGTACCGCCATTTGCTGGACATTCACGAACTCCTGCGCGTCACGGGACCGGACAAGGTGAAAGCCGTGTTCTCCAAAAGCGCACAGGATGCCGCTTTCATCAAAACCTTTTTACAGGATCCGGCATGGATAGAGCTTTACCTTGGAGCGGGCCTGATTCCGGAAAATTCACCGGAAGGTCTTCAAATTCTTTCCGACATCTGGAAAGCGGACGGCAAGAGCCCGGATTTCCGGAATTACCAGTCCCTGGCCACCGGGCTGGCCTCTGTCTTTTCCACCGGCCCCATGGCGGGAAGGCTCAAAACCAACTCCGCCAACAGCAATCCGGTGCGCCGCTACCGGATTTTCAAGAAACTGCATCAGGAAAACAAGCTGCATCCGGGATTCATCAAGCTGCGCCCATGGGAAATGCGCTTCGTCGTGGGAAGTCCCTGGGACGATAAATCCTACGAATGGAGCAATGAACACGTCAACCTCCCCTGGCGGCGGTACACGGCCGCCTGCTGGGCCGCCCCTTATACGGGCCATAATTTCTTTGGCGATACCATTCAGGGACCGCTTTTCTACGTGCCGTGGAGGGATCTTCACACAACTGCGGAAAACACTCAGATCATCGGCGGCGTCTGCGGCGGCCTCTCCTACTTCGGCACCATGGCGGCCCAAGCCCACGGCATCCCGGCCTATCCGGTAGGGCAGCCCGGCCACTGCGCGTACGCCGTGCGCGTGAAGCGGGGGGAATGGAAAGGCGGCTTCGGAGGACCGGACGGAGGCATGCACAACCATATCTTCGGCTCCCAGGCCCCAACTTCCTACCTGCTGATGGAAAACGTCTTTGCTGACAACGACAAGGCGGACCAGGCCTACCTGTGGGCCGCCCAGGCCCGGCTGGACGAAGCTTCCGGCAATAAGGACAAGGCCATCCAGGCATGGGAGGAAGCGCTCAGGCAAACCCCTCTGCACCCGTTCTTCCGCACGGAACTCCAACGCCTGCTGATGGAAAAGAAAGGCATGCAGCCTATCGACTGGTACGTTTACGCCAAGGATGCCCTTTCCCACTATCAGGGCAACGGCTTTGCCGCATTCGACATCCTCAAGGACGTGCAGAATAAATTCCTGATGGATATTCCGGCGGAAGACCGGATTGCCTGGTTCCGGGACCTGCATGAAGCCATCGCCACCACCCCCACATCCTGGGCAGTGAAATTCCAGCCCGTGCTGGACGCCCAATCCGCCTTCCTGGCCAATCCGCAGGAAAAAGCGGCCTATCTGGAAACAGTCCTCTCCACCCACCTGAAAACGGGGGACGGCACCAATTTTGGCCAGGCGTTGGAATGGGGAGTGAAAAACTTCGTGGAAAACGGCCAGGCGGACGTCTTCTCCAACGCATTCGCCAAGGTAGCCCAGCAAACGGAAAAAACCGGAACCTCCGGAAAAGCCCCCGACCCCAAAAAGCTGAAGGAAGCCTACGGCACAGCCATCTACGCCACGGAAACGGCCCGCTCCATTCCGGCCTTCCAGGCCTTGAGCAAAGCGGCGGCCACTTTCTCCGGCGCCAATATGGCGAGCAATACGGTCAAGGCGGCCGTTCCGCAGGGCTGGAAACTGGTGCCCGCAGACGGCATGGTCCGGTGCTCCACCACAAGCCGGTGGGACACTCCCTGGGATCATATCAACCTGCTGCGTCCCTGCGGGGGTGCCCAGCATACGGATAAGGAAGCCAGTCCGAACGTCATTGTAGAACTGAAAAACGGCGTGAACCTGGCCGGGCTGGTAATCACCAAGCGCAACGGCAATGAAGACCGGATGAAGAAGATGGAGGTTTCCACTTCCACGGACGGAGCCACCTGGTTCCCCCTGTCCGCCACGGAAAACATGCCCAAGGAATGGGTGATCACCGCCCCGGAAGGCGCCAGAGCCAAGTGGATCAAGGTGGAAGCCAAAAACGCACAGCCGGAATTCATGCATCTGCGCCATATCCTCGTTTACGAAAAATAA
- a CDS encoding replication-associated recombination protein A — MDLFSLQEAEAREGFEPGADTSAMPLAARMRPRALDEVAGQKHLLASGKLLRRAIETDRFTSLIFYGPPGCGKTTLAAVIARTTNAHFMMLNGVESNVADIREKIAQAQMRMSMHGRKTVLFVDELHRFNKAQQDVLLPHLEKGTVRFIGATTENPYFAINSPLLSRSQVFPLEPVPEEELAALLKRALADEVRGLGAFRVDMEEDALNHLAAKADGDARKALTALEVAVLSTPAGEDGVIHVDISVAEESIQRKAIRYDRLGDSHYDTISAFIKSMRGSDPDAALYWLGMMLEAGEDIRFIGRRLVIAASEDVGLADSNALRVALDAARAAEMVGMPEARIPLAHAAVYLATAPKSNSAYMGINAAMDDVRNGKTLAVPEHLRTPTRKKLAAAGGADAARLEYLYSHDYPEHYVPQAYLPEGRVYYTPTGNGLELRIRERMEYRRQLAENAREDGKKG, encoded by the coding sequence ATGGATTTGTTCAGTTTACAGGAAGCGGAAGCGCGGGAAGGTTTTGAGCCCGGAGCGGATACTTCCGCCATGCCGCTGGCCGCGCGCATGCGTCCGCGCGCCCTGGATGAAGTGGCCGGGCAGAAGCATCTGCTGGCTTCGGGCAAGCTGTTGAGACGGGCCATTGAGACGGACCGGTTCACGTCCCTGATTTTCTACGGGCCTCCCGGTTGCGGGAAGACTACTCTGGCCGCCGTCATCGCCCGGACGACGAATGCCCATTTCATGATGCTCAACGGCGTGGAATCCAATGTAGCGGACATCCGGGAAAAAATAGCCCAGGCCCAGATGAGGATGAGCATGCACGGGCGGAAAACCGTCCTCTTCGTGGATGAACTGCACCGGTTCAACAAGGCCCAGCAGGATGTTTTGCTTCCTCATCTGGAAAAGGGAACGGTCAGGTTCATTGGAGCGACCACGGAAAACCCCTATTTTGCGATTAACTCCCCCCTGCTGTCCCGTTCCCAGGTCTTTCCGCTGGAACCGGTGCCGGAGGAGGAATTGGCCGCCCTGCTGAAGCGCGCCCTGGCGGATGAGGTGCGCGGGCTGGGCGCATTCCGCGTGGATATGGAGGAGGATGCCCTGAACCATCTGGCCGCCAAGGCGGACGGAGACGCCAGGAAGGCGCTCACGGCTCTGGAAGTGGCTGTCCTGTCCACTCCCGCGGGGGAAGACGGCGTCATTCATGTGGACATCTCCGTCGCGGAGGAATCCATCCAGCGCAAGGCCATCAGGTACGACCGCCTGGGGGATTCCCATTACGATACGATTTCCGCTTTCATCAAATCCATGCGCGGCTCTGACCCGGACGCCGCCCTGTATTGGCTGGGGATGATGCTGGAAGCAGGGGAGGATATCCGCTTTATCGGAAGAAGGCTGGTCATCGCCGCGTCGGAGGATGTAGGGCTGGCGGACTCCAACGCCCTGCGCGTGGCTCTGGATGCGGCGCGCGCCGCGGAAATGGTCGGCATGCCGGAAGCCCGCATCCCGCTGGCGCATGCTGCGGTTTACCTGGCGACGGCTCCCAAGAGCAATTCCGCCTACATGGGCATCAACGCCGCCATGGATGACGTGCGCAATGGGAAAACGCTGGCCGTGCCGGAGCACCTCCGGACGCCCACGCGCAAGAAGCTGGCCGCCGCCGGAGGCGCGGATGCCGCCAGGCTGGAATACCTGTATTCCCACGACTATCCGGAACATTACGTTCCCCAGGCCTACCTCCCGGAAGGCCGCGTGTATTACACTCCCACCGGAAACGGACTGGAACTGCGGATCAGGGAGCGCATGGAGTACCGCCGCCAACTGGCGGAGAACGCGAGGGAAGACGGGAAGAAGGGGTAA